The Ictalurus furcatus strain D&B chromosome 12, Billie_1.0, whole genome shotgun sequence nucleotide sequence CTACACTCACACGCAGTCAGGGAATTTCTCTGGGGCAATATTGCGAGCTTGCAAACATTTTAGACATACTGATTTGTAAGTCCTCCACACTGGcttatttcctttccttcctctgtctctttGACGATCCAGGACTGCACGACGGTGGAGGACAGCTACACGGAAACCGCCGACACTGCTGCATCGTGTCCACCCCCCACAGCCCAGGAGGGGTCCAAGCTGCCCCCTGTCCTCGCAAATCTCATGGTCAGCCTGAACAGCAGCAACCGCAGTCCGCAAGCTCCGAGCAACACACCACCTCCCAACAATTCCTCTGTGAATGTCCAAGAACTCCTCAGCTCCATCATGgtgcgtattttttttttttcttcttttcttttcccctccCCCTGAGCGTCCTCtcctccttccccaactgcctTCCTCTTTGTCCAGGGGCtaatttgatgtgtgtgtgtgtgtgtgtgtgtgtgtgttttagggtgCTCAGGGGTCTAACCAGTCAGCGGAGGACCTCATTAAGCAGCCTGATTTCTCTGACAAGATCAAACAGCTTTTGGGATCTCTTCAGCAGAACCAGAATCAGAACCAGAACCAGCAGGGCAGCGCTCCACCTAGTAAGCAGTTCAAAGTTgcttttatagtgtgtgtgtgtgtgtgtgtgtataaacagtaGACATATTAGATTAAAACATGCCGGAGTGTTAAACAGCGTCGTTATTAAAGACTTGGTTGTGATTCGACAGTGAATGCAGGTCTTCTCGGCCACGGTCCCGgcatgaacatgaacaacaaCATGAACATGCCGATGCCCATAAACGGCAGTTACCCACCGAACAAGCCACCCGGCGGGCCTCATTTCGGTCACCCGCCCCCTCCTCACGGGCACGGACCACCACCCTTTGGCGGAGGAGGGCCGCGCATGATGGGTCCTCCACCCGGACCTCAGGGCAGAGGAGGGGACAACGGAAACTACTGGGGAGACGACTCTATACGGGGAGGACCACACCGGGGCGGCCATTTCCACCgtgggagaggaagaggaggagaccAAGGATTCAGAGGACGGGGAGGACGAGGAGGACCACGCGGAGGACACAACAACATGGGTGGTAAGATCatatttagtgtttttattgAGTTTAAGTTGAGTTTTTGGTTCTTTGCGAgcttaatcattttatttttgtcttctttctgATCAGACATGTCCAAAAGACCTGTGTGTCGGCATTTCATGATGAAAGGGAACTGCAGATACGAAAACAACTGTGCTTTCTACCACCCGGGTGTGAATGGTCCTCCTCTACCCCCCCAGCATGGGCATTAACTTCACCCCAAGGAGGCAGACTCTCCTTGAACCCCAAACACTCACACTGGATGTGATCCTGCCACTCACTTTCACTAGAGGGCAGTAGAGCACATTTTGAagaattttttccccatttgatTCCTGTTCAGTGTTTACAGCTGCCTGATCAGAGACCGCGACGTCCGGACCCCCGAgcgtaccccccccccccgtctctcgctctctctatggGAAATTAATGCTTATAAATGACTTCATCATAAGAACAAGCTAAAGCCTGCAGTGATGGATAGACTTCCTGTGTAAATGCAAAAACTCAGTGTTACGATCACTTCAATATATTTTTGTGGTCATATGTACGACACTGATTTAAAAGTGCGGAAGAATGTGCCACTCTTCGATGACCACTATTGCAGCTTACTTTTGATTTACACTGATATATACGTTGTGTTCGCTTTGGGTGTTAcccatgatttatttttatatttttttttttactttgagacTATGAATTTGGTTCAGCACTACAGAACCTTTTGAAGTGTGAATGTGTTCCCGTtagtatgtgtttttgttttaaattgtagAACGGAGGGGAAATGTACTGTTTCGCCGTTTAAGCAGGTTACGGTTGCAGAAAGCGTCTCTCTGTTATCACCTGTGGTATATAACCACGCATTCTAGCACCTCCATTTTTATTCCAAAGTCCTTTGGGCGAACAGCTTTGCCCTCAGCTGCCTGGCTGATATGAAGCTGgattctcactcacacatgcgcgtgcacacacacacacacacaaacactcataaTAATGTGTCCTAGATTGCTATTAATGCTTGAACTTGTgtaaaaaaggggaaaaaagacaatCAGGACAATTAGGGTGTTATCGTTTCATTCAGTCTGTGCATCCGTGCAGTCACACTCTCAAGTCATGGTCACGTATATCATACAGCAGTGCTAAACTGAGCCTAAGGCTCTGAACCACTCTCTGGGCCAACGCTAGTGTTTTCTGTGAAAACAGTGGCCTTTGTGTCTCTTGTGGGACTACataatttttctttcctttttttttcctctctcctgtttttattttttgtaaaaatcaaTTTTTTTCACCTCTATCCGAACgaggttttgtttgtgttctagAGGTATATGTGTCTGAATTACAGTATCTTGCAAAGACACATTTATAAGTATATAAAATctgtaaaggttttttttctacatgtactaataaatgttctaaaaataaattctaGTTTCGAGCAATATCAATCACAATAACTTATTTATGTAGCGACTTTCATACAgaaaatgcagctcaaagtgcttcacaattataaagagaggaaaagaataCGTTCTATAACTAAATTTAAACCAAGGAAGGTTAATATTGTAGGGAAAATataaagaaggaaaataaaaacaacctaTAAAATGAgagaattttcattttataggttgtttttatttttcttctttatattttccctacaatataaatataaaagttaaACACGATATAAAATGTATTCTTCATGCTCCATTTCGATTGGTCAGGTAATAAATGATTAATGTTCTGTAAAAGCACAACCAATTCATTTCAATGTGCTAATTCTGATacattgtttctatggtaacagttTACACAAGTACTTGTATGGTGGTCACGCCACGTAAACAGATATTTTTCAGTGTATaattgtgaagttttctgtgaggaaaagTTCATATAggattttttggaaggagtctccagtgttagtgtgGTAACAGTCCGAGGTGAAGCTGTAATTAAGTTCTCtgacacgggaaagtcttcaataAATGGACGTTTCAAATTGCAATTACTTTACATttctacagtaaaataaatgcatCTTTATTGTGAGCACTGAGTTGGTCCCTGTGAACACGTCTAAATGGGTTTGATCATCTACCTATTTGAAACGTCCGTTTTATAATGGATTATAAAGTGCCTCCTGTCTCAATTATATTGACAGATCCAGTGATTTTGAATTGCAATTACTTTAAAATTCTACAGTAAAATGAATAGATCTTTATTGTAAACATGGAGTATGTCCCTATAAACTGATCTGAGTTGGTGTGATTGTCTACCAATTTTAAGTGTCGCTTTTACTTCAGTGTTAATGTGAAGTGTCAGACGTCCTCTGTGAAATGAACCACGTAGGTTACTATGGAAACGTAAGTGGTTTGCCGCTGATTGGTGTCGTGACATGTGCGCACACGCACTGCGTACGTGCACTGGCCGGAACAAAACTGACTTTTCATTCACTTCGGTAGGCTCCCACTGGTTCACTGACCCCcggtattagaggaataaaacactcaggaaaaaaaacccagcaccttccaaagtgttttattccttacttactcCTTCTGTGATGTCAGTCCGGTTTACGGTCATTGATAAAAGTTATGCGGTCTATGAAGTTCAATCTCGTTTAATAATTGTTTGTTCTCTACTTTGTTTAAACATGCTAACAGCAGTGAGCCAGACCTCATTAGCGCGTCGCTGTGACCGAATCTGGTCGCATCCGTTGATACGTTTGACTTCCTACCCGGCACATCCGTGTTCTCAGGGCGGGcctggaactgtgtgtgtgtgtgaacaggagTGGCCTCAACACTCCGCCCTTAGAGGCAAATATTGACATGAGCAAGAGGGTTTGAGTACACCTCAGCAATTCACTGATAGAAAatccacacacccattcacagtTCTGCTCCTGATATGTTTTAGTTCcgtttcaaagggaactcaacttTTCGTGAGCTtcacgcaacatctcgttcccttttcagggaacagggttacatgtgtaacccagacgtttttctGCGTCCATGTTTTTGCTTGCACTGAAAGCAATCTTGATCGTGTGTTCAGCAAAAAGGAACTGGCCTCTAAAACACTTTTGCTTGATGATATAATGCTGAACATTCAGACTGTCTCTACTGCaacattttgtaatattactaattattaattacagccactctttattttatttcaattgatCATGCCAGTGCCAAACAACACActgcacccccccccacccaaattAAACCTTGTGCGacataaataattgtttttttctcttcattacACGTTTTGTTTGTGAGAACATGGCTGTAGAAGAAGACAGCTGGTGCTGCCTGAGTTTCTGAACAAAGGCAGCATTGATCGCTGTCGGCCCGCCATTATCCCAAAGGCTTTTAATCAGCCCTCAATCCCAGCATTGTTCCCTTCAGGATGCAGACTGCTGAGGATGTCCACAGGGatggctttattattatttttttttagactagAAACcgagattcattcattcatcttcagtcagggtcgcagtggatccGGAGCTTGTCCCAGGAACGCTGTGTGTGTAGCAGGAAAACACCCTGGTTGCGAttccagtccatcacaaggcCTCACACATACTCTCAAATTCACACCaagggaggtgggaggaaacaggagaactTGGAGTGTTCTCAGGTGAACACCGGGAGAACATGTGACGCTCCAAATACACAATAATCCATGCTCAGGATCAATCCGGAGCTTATGATTTTACTCAACTTTCTCCTTTGTTTCTACATGTTACGGtaacatacagtggggtccaaaagtctgagaccacattgaaaaaaatgttttgttttttattttacttctttaaaatgagaaataaatagaaggtattagaattttgaaatCTTTCAAACAAAGAAAGTAGATGATCGATAttgtggatctttaatgtttgagattctgcactatttctaggtccctatttaaatgtcagCAATTTTATGGTACTGGCCATGTTAACCGCGTTGTCCAAAAGGTCAggttttcctcatgtctaatcgGTTCTATCAGATCAGACAACGCTCAGACGGATTTGACCTAAAATgcatcataaggttttgcacaaaacCTGTGGAGTCCATGAGTCCAGCTTGAGTGCACGCTCTCATTAGAGCAAAACTGGGACGAAACAAATACTAAGACGCTTTGAAATTcacttaaatatttcaaagattctacttttcactcaagttttTGACAAGAATATCATTTGTAGTGAATATTGgtatattaaattagaaaagaatgcaaagaTAGAAGCGTTTTCACTAGTGACCCCACTGTAGGTTCATCTTATTGGAATTCATGTTGATGTGTGCACCTATGCGAACAGTTTCTAAAGCGTATACAGCAAATAACACATGTAATGGTGACCATACGTGTCATTAAAGGATTGGAAGTTCATTATAAACACGTCAGTGATCCCGAAGTGCGATAACAATCAGCCAGCTTCCTCCTCGAGAGCAAGCTTAGACGCAGGATTCCAGTTGGTTAGCACAGACATGAGCATGTTAAAAGCTGTGTACATAAAACACACCCAGCTTTGAGACTGGGAGAGCCTTAAAGGGCCTGATTACATTCTCTTTTCAAAGCTTTTGAGTCATTTaaattatatctatatataaattacaGAACAATAATTTATAAGAAACAAAAGAATGGTGAGGAAGAGGACCTTGTGCTACAGTGGAATTCCAAGTGCTAAAAGGTCAGCATCCAGCAaaccctcttccttcctctgcTTGGGTTTCTGCCCAGGCAAACAAGTACAGTGGTACAATATAACCTCCAGtgaaaatctaaaaaataatactgattaataatttttttaaaatctaaccTGTTTCCAATCTCCATTTCCTTGAAAATGTAGGTCTTAAACagataataaatcatttaacaGATAATGCATCATTTAGTAATACATTTTAGCTGatttaatgtattaaatatatttaatacactAATTTATGTTGTATctgtatgtatttaaaataaaattaaaacatgttTCGCATGTATATACAATGATTTTAATTATCTAATGATAATTAAAGATATATTTAtagacattttgttttatttcgtACTAAACAATACTTGTGTGACACATTTAGATATATTcaatttacatgtaaatattttcattaattGAATTGTACAATCTCCATTCCAACctgaattttatttatgaatacattttttaaaaaacttttactATAGaaagtttttttcctttaaaattatatatatatatatatatatatatatatacatatatacatatacatacatacatatatatatatatatacattgtatATATGTTATTCAGAGAGAGAAACTTCCCTAGGAAAAGTAATGCATTTcataacttatatatatatatatatatatatatatatatatatatatatatatatatatatatatataatgtatatataagtTATGAAATGCATTACTTTTCCTAGGgaagtttttctctctctgaataACACGTCATGGTTTTGTCAGTGTTAGTGAAAGCCTGACATCACCTTTAAAATCTCAGCCAATCATAAAGAGCCTAATCATTACAGGCTTTGCCTAGTTTTAATGACATTCTGCTGACCTGGCCTTGGACCAGAGCCAAACGTAATcgaaattaatacattttctcattttggGGCTTTTAGATTAACACCAAGCCTCCGATAATTTATTCAGTTGATTATTCAGAACAGCGTCATGTGCCGTATTTAAAGGAGATTAAAAGAGGATGTGTAAAAGTAAATAGGAACTCTTTTAGGATGGTGTCGAATTAGACGTTCCTGAACAGGACGAGAGGAGAGGCGGGACATGCAGGTGCACAGGTGTATAAATGCAGCTCAGGTGAGAGTCAGAGACCACAGCAGGACTGGgagactgaacacacacacacagactaaagGGAAACCTGAGAGCAGGTGAGAGTCTTGACAAAactttccttctttccctttCTGCTTTCAGTCTATGAGACCGCTCTTTGTTAGATACTCAGACACTCTTGTCATTTCTATGTTACTCtctctgtacaaaaaaaaaattttaaaaagagaaaagatacTCAGCCTTTTCTAACACCGGATTGGTCTCCTTTGATCAGCCTGTGAAGATGATTAAAGGACTGTTGTCAGTGCTCTTGGCCCTGGTGGTCGTGACTTCCACCATGGGGAAGCCTGAGAAAAGTTCTGACAAGACTGCGGTCAAGAAGGAGAAACGAATCCCTCAGACTCTCTCCAGAGGTGAGTGTGGACAAACACTTtgttataatgcattgctcagaATACTCAGCGAGCACTatgggtgtttttgtttattcttattTGCTTCATTCTTTTTCACTCGACTCCTTCAATGAAGCTCGTATTACCTGAACTCAAATTATGAAAAAGCTCTGTGTCTCTTTGTGACTTCGCTGCTTCTCCTTCTCAGGATGGGGTGATCAACTGATCTGGGCTCAGACCTACGAGGAAGCACTCTTCTTGGCACGTTCACAGTAAGAAATGCTTCATTTCCTTCATCTAGAAAGATTCGTAGGCATTGATGGCACATCCAGGACGAGTTTATCAACCATTTCTTTACTAAAAACTAGGATGATGTATTGGAATTTGCGTCACTGTTCAATATCGTTTACACCGACATTGACGTAGTATTTGCTCAAATGGTCACAGAAGACATTAAACATGATGGCGTGAATGATTGCTACACACTATTTCCTTCTTGTCAAGTGTGACTCCATGTGAACCACGTTTTTGATCAAATGTTAATGATATTTCTACAGGAACAAGCCCCTGATGGTCATCCTCCACTTGGAAGAATGCCCACACAGCCAGGGTAAAGATTTAAACCTGCACTTCAGGAATTTCATATCTGTTAATGTTTAAGTGCCTATTCATGCATAACAATTTAGGTCAACCTCTTTGCCAAATGTTTGGTGAGCAAATATTAGTtttgttccttcaccagccctGAAGAAAGCTTTCGCTGAGGATAAAGAGATCCAGAAAATAGCCGACGAGGACTTCATCCTTCTGAACCTGGTGGTGAGTCTTTAATCTTTAAactttattgtatttttctGTGGATGAAGTGGAAAGGATGTAAATCTATAAATCTGTGTATTACAGTATGAAACCACAGATAAGCACCTGTCTCCTGATGGGCAGTACGTTCCCAGAATCATCTTTGTCGGTGAGTGTGTTAAACCTGAAAGatgacactttaaaaaaaatttccaccaaatgacaaagtgaaaaaaatgaCCTCTTTACTTTTTTCCAGATCCCTCAATGACTGTTCGTGCTGACATCACTGGCCGCTACTCCAACCGCATGTATGCCTATGAGCCCGCTGACATGAAACTCCGTAGGTGGACTCGTTTTATTCGAATGATTTTCTATACGTCCAGTTTTTGGACAGTGATTAGAGATTATCTTCCATGGATTATCATAGTGATTATAAGTGCAATCCTCAACATTCTACAAAATTACACTACTTCTAAGCcctaatgacatttttatttactccaACAGTGCAGAACAACATGCTCAGAGCCAAGAAGCTCCTGAAAACAGAGTTGTAAAGTGCAACTTCATGATGTCTTCCATCCTGGAGTGGATTATCTCCCCCATTTAGATTTTATAGTTCTTATtctgttaataaatgtaatgttgtaaaaaaaaaaaaaaagagaaaacccGCACTGGAAATCTTTGAACTCATTTTTtggatgtattttgttttgagaTCCTGTTACTGTCAGCCTTATAGACCGGCTTTTCATCTGATGTACTGCATCAGCGatgcatttgtttttggataaataaagaaaagttgTACTAAACTCTGCTGTTGTGTCTTCATTAGTAAGGAAATAAGCACTGCGCTCATATTTGTGGCCTCTAGTAAATAAGTGGCCTCATTAAGGTGATTAAACTGGCAGGATTACCCAGATTTACCTAGCCCTTGTGGGTTTGGGCCTACTTTAGACaatttttgtagattttttattttgcctatATATAGCCTGTAAAAATGTTTCGCATGCACGTGTCTGGTATCTATACTATATCAACACACTGGAGCttaaaaaacacaagaaaacagaaagttGAATTTAGAAAATAATGAT carries:
- the agr2 gene encoding anterior gradient protein 2 homolog; amino-acid sequence: MIKGLLSVLLALVVVTSTMGKPEKSSDKTAVKKEKRIPQTLSRGWGDQLIWAQTYEEALFLARSQNKPLMVILHLEECPHSQALKKAFAEDKEIQKIADEDFILLNLVYETTDKHLSPDGQYVPRIIFVDPSMTVRADITGRYSNRMYAYEPADMKLLQNNMLRAKKLLKTEL